A window of the Kosakonia sp. BYX6 genome harbors these coding sequences:
- a CDS encoding exoribonuclease II, translating to MLQDNPLLAQLKQQLHSQTPRAEGVVKGTEKGFGFLEVDAQKSYFIPPPQMKKVMHGDRIIAVIHSEKERESAEPEELVEPFLTRFVGKVQKKDDRLSIVPDHPLLKDAIPCRAVRGVEHDFKEGDWAVAEMRRHPLKGDRGFYAELTQFITFADDHFVPWWVTLARHNLEKEAPNGVATEMLDDGLERVDLTALDFVTIDSASTEDMDDALYVEETADGKLLLTVAIADPTAWIAEGSKLDDAAKIRAFTNYLPGFNIPMLPRELSDDLCSLRANEVRPALVCRMTLDSEGTIEDNIEFFAATIESKAKLAYDDVSDWLENTGSWQPPSDAIATQIRLLQRVSQLRGQWRQTHALVFKDRPDYRFVLGEKGEVLDIVAEPRRIANRIVEESMIAANICAARILRDKLGFGIYNVHLGFDPANSEQLAAMLKTHGMHVDTEEVLTLNGFCKLRRELDAQPSGFLDSRIRRFQSFAEISVEPGPHFGLGLEAYATWTSPIRKYGDMVNHRLLKAIIKGETPARPQDDTTVQMAERRRLNRMAERDVGDWLYARFLQNKAGTDTRFAAEIIDVSRGGMRVRLVDNGAVAFIPAPFIHAVRDELVCSQENGTVQIKGEVAFKVTDVIDVTIAEVRMETRSVIARPVL from the coding sequence ATGCTCCAGGACAACCCGCTGCTCGCGCAGCTTAAACAGCAGCTTCATTCCCAAACACCGCGTGCTGAAGGTGTTGTAAAAGGCACTGAAAAAGGCTTCGGATTTCTGGAAGTCGACGCGCAAAAAAGTTATTTCATTCCGCCGCCGCAGATGAAGAAAGTGATGCATGGCGATCGGATTATTGCCGTTATTCATAGTGAGAAAGAGCGCGAAAGCGCTGAACCCGAAGAGCTGGTCGAACCGTTTCTGACCCGTTTTGTCGGTAAAGTGCAGAAGAAAGACGACCGTCTTTCTATCGTTCCCGATCATCCGCTGCTAAAAGACGCCATTCCTTGCCGCGCGGTGCGTGGCGTGGAACATGATTTCAAAGAAGGCGACTGGGCCGTTGCCGAAATGCGTCGCCATCCGCTAAAAGGCGATCGTGGTTTTTATGCAGAACTGACGCAATTCATCACCTTCGCCGACGATCATTTTGTGCCGTGGTGGGTTACCCTCGCACGTCACAACCTCGAAAAAGAAGCGCCGAACGGCGTGGCAACAGAAATGCTGGACGATGGTCTTGAGCGCGTGGATTTAACCGCGCTGGATTTCGTTACCATCGACAGCGCCAGCACCGAAGATATGGATGATGCGCTGTACGTCGAAGAAACCGCGGACGGCAAGCTGCTGTTGACGGTGGCTATCGCCGATCCCACCGCGTGGATTGCCGAAGGCAGCAAGCTCGACGATGCCGCTAAAATTCGTGCCTTCACCAACTACCTGCCGGGTTTCAATATCCCGATGCTGCCGCGTGAACTGTCTGACGATCTGTGCTCTTTGCGCGCCAATGAAGTGCGCCCAGCGCTGGTTTGTCGCATGACGCTGGATAGCGAAGGCACCATTGAAGACAATATCGAATTCTTCGCCGCAACCATCGAATCAAAAGCCAAACTGGCTTATGACGATGTTTCCGACTGGCTGGAAAACACTGGCAGCTGGCAACCGCCGAGCGATGCTATCGCGACGCAGATTCGTCTGCTGCAACGCGTAAGCCAACTGCGCGGACAATGGCGTCAAACTCACGCGCTGGTCTTCAAAGACCGTCCGGATTACCGCTTTGTGCTGGGTGAAAAAGGTGAAGTACTGGATATCGTGGCTGAACCGCGCCGCATTGCCAATCGCATCGTTGAAGAGTCAATGATTGCCGCCAACATCTGTGCGGCACGCATTCTGCGCGACAAACTGGGCTTTGGCATTTATAACGTGCATCTCGGTTTCGACCCGGCCAATAGCGAGCAACTTGCTGCGATGCTGAAAACCCACGGCATGCATGTGGACACCGAAGAGGTGCTGACGCTGAACGGCTTCTGCAAACTGCGACGCGAACTGGATGCGCAGCCTTCAGGTTTCCTCGACAGCCGCATTCGCCGCTTCCAGTCCTTCGCGGAAATCAGCGTCGAACCAGGCCCGCACTTTGGTCTTGGCCTTGAAGCTTACGCGACCTGGACTTCCCCGATCCGTAAGTACGGCGATATGGTTAACCATCGCCTGCTGAAAGCGATCATTAAAGGTGAAACACCGGCGCGTCCGCAGGACGATACCACCGTGCAGATGGCGGAACGTCGTCGCCTGAACCGCATGGCAGAACGTGATGTCGGCGACTGGCTGTATGCCCGTTTCCTGCAAAACAAAGCCGGCACCGATACCCGCTTCGCCGCAGAAATTATCGATGTCAGCCGCGGTGGTATGCGCGTTCGTCTGGTGGATAACGGCGCGGTCGCCTTTATTCCGGCGCCGTTTATTCATGCCGTGCGTGATGAACTGGTGTGCAGCCAGGAAAATGGCACCGTGCAGATCAAAGGCGAAGTCGCATTTAAAGTGACTGACGTTATTGATGTGACGATTGCGGAAGTCCGCATGGAAACCCGCAGCGTTATTGCCCGCCCGGTGCTATAA
- a CDS encoding carboxymuconolactone decarboxylase family protein — MEQRRFTGKSHWYHETQSSTSRAQALPLVPEAATVNDPFLLDLALPDELITDLDTIVAPARKLYALLFPQRVPTSRLRTFSAYDRLSTALTVAQVFGIQRLCNHYAARLAPLPGPDSSRESNYRLAQITQYARQLAASPSVIDARARQQLEDVGLTLYDLVVINQIIGFIAFQARVLAILQALLGQPVRFIPGMETQQEAEATHFAEMPMTWKPGIDIVDLRIANAAQMESLAHWQPLPELRLLAPVLAHEHLQLNELGEICQRVTSLNPNKHLGWLVAAYTARINGSVNCFVERVQNGAHDVELVHALRGGGRELSRTLGGQSKENTLAQAVQLLTCAPDRFSPVQFSLLIEQGFSRQAAVNLLLRCALCGWVNRLKIALGQTAD; from the coding sequence ATGGAACAACGCCGTTTTACCGGTAAAAGCCACTGGTATCATGAGACCCAGTCAAGCACCAGCCGTGCACAAGCGCTACCGTTGGTTCCCGAAGCGGCCACCGTCAATGATCCCTTTCTGCTCGACCTCGCCCTACCGGATGAATTGATTACCGACCTCGACACGATTGTCGCCCCTGCCCGCAAACTTTATGCCCTGCTGTTCCCGCAGCGCGTTCCTACCAGCCGCTTGCGCACCTTCAGCGCTTACGATCGCCTTAGCACCGCGCTGACCGTCGCGCAGGTGTTTGGCATTCAGCGGTTGTGCAATCACTATGCGGCGCGTCTTGCGCCACTGCCCGGCCCGGACTCGTCACGGGAAAGTAACTACCGGCTGGCGCAAATTACGCAGTATGCCCGTCAGCTTGCGGCCTCCCCGTCCGTGATTGATGCCCGCGCACGCCAACAGTTAGAAGATGTCGGCCTGACGTTGTACGACCTGGTGGTTATCAATCAAATCATCGGCTTTATCGCGTTTCAGGCGCGTGTACTGGCGATATTGCAAGCGCTGCTGGGCCAGCCGGTGCGGTTTATCCCCGGCATGGAGACGCAGCAAGAAGCGGAGGCTACGCATTTTGCCGAGATGCCGATGACGTGGAAACCGGGCATCGACATCGTGGATTTGCGCATTGCCAATGCGGCCCAAATGGAATCTCTCGCCCACTGGCAGCCGTTGCCCGAACTGCGCCTGCTCGCGCCCGTTCTGGCGCATGAACATTTGCAACTCAACGAGTTGGGGGAAATTTGCCAGCGCGTGACCTCGCTTAACCCCAACAAACATCTCGGTTGGCTGGTGGCCGCTTACACGGCGCGTATTAACGGCAGCGTGAACTGCTTCGTGGAACGCGTGCAAAACGGTGCCCATGATGTCGAGCTGGTACATGCCCTGCGGGGTGGCGGCCGCGAACTAAGCCGTACGCTCGGCGGACAAAGTAAAGAGAATACACTCGCGCAAGCGGTTCAACTTTTAACCTGCGCGCCGGACAGGTTCAGCCCGGTGCAGTTTTCGCTGCTAATAGAGCAAGGGTTTAGCCGCCAGGCCGCCGTAAATTTATTGCTGCGTTGCGCACTGTGTGGCTGGGTCAACCGTCTGAAAATCGCCTTAGGGCAAACCGCCGACTAA
- a CDS encoding DNA-binding transcriptional regulator YciT, with protein sequence MNSRQQLILQTVIDKGQMSVSDLARMTGVSEVTIRQDLNTLEKQSYLRRTHGFAVPLDSEDVETRMLNNYAVKRDLADFAASLVSPGETVFIENGSSNALLARKLGEQRDITIITVSSYIAHLLKDSLCEVILLGGIFQKKSESMVGPLTRQYIQQVHFSKAFIGIDGWQPETGFTGRDMMRTDVVNAVLEKGSEAIVLTDSSKFGVVHPYTLGPVDCFQRVITDENINPEAQRQLQQDGLTVNIIKPTLLR encoded by the coding sequence ATGAATTCCCGACAACAACTTATTTTGCAAACGGTCATCGATAAGGGCCAGATGAGTGTTTCAGACCTCGCCCGAATGACGGGCGTCTCTGAAGTGACGATTCGCCAGGATCTCAATACGCTGGAAAAACAGAGCTATTTACGCCGCACGCACGGTTTTGCCGTGCCGCTGGACAGCGAAGATGTCGAAACGCGCATGCTGAATAACTACGCCGTGAAGCGCGATCTGGCAGATTTTGCCGCATCGTTGGTCAGCCCCGGAGAAACGGTGTTTATCGAAAACGGCAGCAGCAACGCCCTGCTCGCCCGTAAGCTCGGCGAACAGCGCGATATCACGATTATCACCGTTAGCAGCTATATCGCCCATTTACTGAAAGATTCCCTTTGTGAAGTGATTCTGCTTGGCGGCATCTTCCAGAAAAAGAGCGAAAGCATGGTTGGCCCGCTGACGCGTCAGTACATTCAGCAGGTGCACTTTAGCAAAGCGTTTATCGGCATTGATGGCTGGCAGCCCGAAACGGGTTTTACGGGGCGCGATATGATGCGTACCGATGTGGTTAATGCGGTGCTGGAAAAAGGCAGCGAAGCCATTGTGCTGACGGACAGCTCAAAATTCGGCGTCGTTCATCCTTATACGCTTGGCCCTGTTGACTGCTTTCAGCGCGTCATCACTGACGAAAACATCAATCCTGAAGCGCAGCGCCAGCTTCAACAAGACGGCCTTACCGTTAACATCATCAAGCCCACTCTTCTGCGTTAA
- the pyrF gene encoding orotidine-5'-phosphate decarboxylase has translation MTSTALSTSRAVTDSPVVVALDYDNRDSALAFVDRIDPRDCRLKVGKEMFTLFGPQFVRDLQQRGFDIFLDLKFHDIPNTTAHAVKAAADLGVWMVNVHASGGARMMAAAKEALVPFGADAPLLIAVTVLTSMEASDLLDLGITATPAEHAERLARLTQQCGLDGVVCSAQEAVRFKSELGQTFKLVTPGIRPQGSAAGDQRRIMTPEQALAAGVDYMVIGRPVTQSVDPAQTLKAINASLGKGA, from the coding sequence ATGACGTCTACTGCTTTATCGACTTCCCGCGCTGTTACTGATTCCCCGGTCGTCGTTGCCCTTGATTACGATAATCGCGACAGCGCCTTGGCGTTTGTTGACCGCATCGATCCGCGCGATTGTCGCCTGAAAGTCGGCAAAGAGATGTTTACACTGTTCGGGCCGCAATTTGTGCGTGACCTGCAACAACGCGGCTTTGATATTTTCCTCGATCTGAAATTCCACGATATCCCCAACACCACGGCGCATGCGGTAAAAGCGGCGGCCGATCTTGGTGTGTGGATGGTTAACGTTCACGCCTCAGGCGGGGCGCGAATGATGGCTGCGGCAAAAGAAGCGCTTGTTCCTTTTGGCGCAGATGCGCCGCTGCTGATTGCTGTCACCGTGCTAACCAGCATGGAAGCCAGCGATTTGTTGGACCTCGGAATTACCGCAACGCCTGCGGAACATGCGGAGCGTCTGGCGCGTTTAACCCAGCAATGCGGCCTTGATGGTGTTGTCTGTTCCGCTCAGGAAGCCGTGCGTTTCAAAAGCGAGCTGGGCCAGACATTCAAACTGGTTACCCCAGGTATCCGCCCGCAGGGCAGTGCGGCAGGTGATCAGCGCCGCATTATGACGCCGGAACAAGCGCTGGCTGCGGGTGTCGACTATATGGTGATTGGCCGCCCGGTGACGCAATCCGTCGATCCGGCGCAAACGCTAAAAGCCATCAATGCATCGTTGGGCAAGGGGGCGTAA
- a CDS encoding LapA family protein, giving the protein MKYLLIFLLVLAIFVVSITLGAQNDQQVTFNYLLAQGEYRISTLLAVLFAAGFAIGWLICGLFWLRVRVSLVRAERKIKRLEHQLAPATDVPVTPGTPAVKE; this is encoded by the coding sequence GTGAAATATTTACTCATTTTCTTACTGGTGTTAGCGATTTTTGTCGTGTCGATTACGCTTGGTGCGCAAAACGATCAGCAAGTGACGTTTAACTACTTGCTCGCGCAGGGGGAATATCGCATCTCAACTCTGCTGGCTGTATTGTTTGCTGCGGGTTTCGCCATCGGCTGGCTGATTTGCGGTCTTTTCTGGTTGCGTGTTCGCGTCTCGTTAGTGCGCGCCGAACGTAAAATCAAACGTCTTGAACACCAGCTTGCTCCCGCCACAGATGTTCCGGTTACGCCCGGCACACCGGCGGTGAAGGAATAA
- the osmB gene encoding osmotically-inducible lipoprotein OsmB, whose protein sequence is MMLTSKKMAAAVLAVTLAMSLSACGHWDKRSRNTAIGAGAGALGGAVLTDGSTLGTLGGAAVGGIIGHQVGK, encoded by the coding sequence ATGATGTTAACAAGCAAAAAAATGGCCGCAGCAGTACTGGCAGTTACCCTGGCAATGTCTCTGAGTGCTTGTGGTCACTGGGATAAACGTTCTCGTAACACCGCGATTGGTGCGGGTGCAGGTGCGTTAGGCGGTGCTGTACTGACGGATGGTAGCACGCTGGGAACTCTGGGCGGCGCGGCTGTCGGCGGCATTATCGGCCACCAGGTTGGTAAGTAA
- the ribA gene encoding GTP cyclohydrolase II, with translation MQLKRVAEAKLPTPWGDFLMVGFEELATGQDHVALVFGDISGQRPVLARVHSECLTGDALFSLRCDCGFQLEAALNHIAEEGRGVVLYHRQEGRNIGLLNKIRAYALQDQGYDTVEANHQLGFAADERDFTLCADMFKLLAVDEVRLLTNNPKKVEILTEAGINIVERVPLIVGRNPKNAHYLDTKAEKMGHLLK, from the coding sequence ATGCAACTTAAACGTGTGGCAGAAGCCAAACTGCCAACCCCATGGGGCGACTTCCTGATGGTGGGTTTTGAAGAACTGGCAACCGGGCAGGATCATGTGGCCCTGGTTTTTGGCGATATTTCCGGGCAACGGCCCGTGCTCGCGCGCGTTCACTCTGAGTGTTTGACCGGCGATGCGTTGTTCAGCTTGCGTTGTGACTGCGGTTTCCAGCTTGAAGCGGCGCTTAATCATATTGCAGAAGAAGGTCGCGGCGTGGTGCTCTACCATCGCCAGGAAGGCCGTAATATCGGTCTGCTGAATAAGATTCGTGCTTATGCGTTGCAGGATCAGGGTTATGACACGGTAGAAGCCAACCATCAGTTAGGTTTCGCAGCCGATGAACGAGACTTCACGCTCTGCGCAGACATGTTCAAACTATTGGCCGTCGACGAAGTGCGTCTTCTGACCAATAATCCGAAGAAAGTTGAGATCCTCACCGAAGCCGGAATCAACATCGTGGAGCGCGTACCGCTGATTGTCGGACGCAACCCGAAAAATGCGCACTATCTCGATACCAAAGCGGAAAAGATGGGGCATTTGCTGAAGTAA
- the lapB gene encoding lipopolysaccharide assembly protein LapB, whose product MLELLFLLLPVAAAYGWYMGRRNAQQSKQDEANRLSREYVAGVNLLLSNQQDKAVDLFLDMLKEDTGTVEAHLTLGNLFRSRGEVDRAIRIHQTLMESASLSYDQRLLAVQQLGRDYMAAGMYDRAEDMFNQLVDETDFRIGALQQLLQIYQATSEWQKAIDVAERLVKLGKDKQRGEIAHFYCELALQQMGNEDMDRAMALLKKGAAADRDSPRVSIMMGRVFMANGDYAKAVESLLRVIDQDKELVSETLEMLQTCYLQLGKNDEWAAFLQRCVEENTGATAELMLAEIMERRDGPDAAQGYVTRQLQRHPTMRVFHKLMDYHLNEAEEGRAKESLMVLREMVGEQVRSKPRYRCHKCGFTAFTMYWHCPSCRAWSTVKPIRGLDGQ is encoded by the coding sequence ATGCTGGAGTTGTTGTTTCTGTTGTTGCCTGTCGCAGCGGCCTACGGCTGGTATATGGGGCGCAGAAATGCTCAACAATCAAAACAGGATGAGGCTAACCGGCTGTCACGTGAATACGTTGCCGGGGTTAACCTTTTACTGAGCAATCAACAAGATAAAGCGGTAGACCTCTTCCTCGATATGTTGAAAGAGGATACCGGCACTGTTGAAGCGCATCTCACTCTCGGTAATCTGTTCCGTTCGCGCGGCGAAGTCGATCGCGCGATTCGTATTCATCAAACCCTGATGGAAAGCGCTTCGTTGTCCTACGATCAACGCCTGTTAGCAGTACAACAGCTTGGCCGCGATTATATGGCCGCTGGCATGTACGATCGCGCTGAAGACATGTTCAATCAGTTAGTTGACGAGACCGATTTTCGCATTGGCGCGCTTCAGCAACTGCTGCAAATTTATCAGGCCACCAGCGAGTGGCAAAAAGCCATCGATGTCGCCGAGCGTTTGGTGAAACTCGGCAAAGACAAACAGCGCGGAGAAATTGCGCATTTCTACTGCGAGCTGGCATTGCAGCAAATGGGCAATGAAGACATGGATCGCGCCATGGCGCTGCTGAAAAAGGGCGCCGCGGCGGACCGAGACAGCCCTCGCGTTTCCATCATGATGGGGCGCGTCTTTATGGCCAACGGTGATTACGCCAAAGCGGTGGAAAGCTTGTTACGCGTTATCGATCAAGACAAAGAGTTAGTCAGCGAAACGCTGGAAATGCTCCAGACTTGTTATCTGCAATTGGGCAAGAATGACGAGTGGGCGGCATTTTTGCAGCGTTGTGTAGAAGAGAACACCGGTGCGACCGCCGAATTAATGCTGGCGGAAATCATGGAGCGCCGTGACGGGCCAGATGCCGCGCAGGGTTACGTGACGCGTCAGTTGCAACGCCACCCGACAATGCGCGTATTCCATAAATTGATGGATTACCATCTTAACGAAGCCGAAGAAGGCCGCGCCAAAGAGAGCCTGATGGTGCTGCGCGAAATGGTGGGCGAGCAGGTACGCAGCAAACCGCGTTACCGTTGTCACAAATGCGGTTTCACGGCGTTTACCATGTACTGGCATTGCCCGTCTTGCCGCGCCTGGTCGACGGTGAAGCCAATTCGCGGGCTTGATGGACAGTAA
- the yciH gene encoding stress response translation initiation inhibitor YciH, with the protein MSDDNSRLVYSTETGRIDEEKAPVARPKGDGIVRIQRQTSGRKGKGVCLITGIDQDDDALAKLAAELKKKCGCGGSVKDGVIEIQGDKRDLLKSLLEAKGMKVKLAGG; encoded by the coding sequence ATGAGTGATGACAACAGCCGTCTGGTCTATTCAACCGAAACCGGACGCATTGACGAAGAAAAAGCACCCGTGGCTCGCCCTAAAGGCGACGGAATTGTGCGCATTCAGCGTCAGACCAGCGGGCGTAAAGGCAAGGGCGTCTGTCTGATCACCGGCATTGATCAAGATGATGACGCGCTGGCAAAGCTGGCCGCTGAACTGAAGAAAAAGTGCGGCTGCGGTGGCTCCGTGAAAGATGGCGTGATTGAAATCCAGGGCGACAAACGGGATTTACTCAAATCCCTGCTGGAAGCCAAAGGCATGAAAGTGAAGCTTGCCGGTGGCTAA
- the pdeR gene encoding cyclic di-GMP phosphodiesterase, which produces MKELQEQNLLFRHLGSYSPYWRLTADSNVLHFAPDEEADISQVITLSDEQAAQIREMTVITSSLTLHISLFGEQVSVHLVGRKISRNAWAGSASAWHDTTSVARDLVQGLSFAEQVVSEANSVIVILDKLGNIQRFNRLSEEYTGMKEHEVIGQNVFKLFMSRSEAAASKRNITQFFRDGSPYEVERWIKTRKGQRLFIFRNKFVHSGSGKNEIYLICSGTDITEERRAQERLRVLANTDTVTGLPNRNAIHELISDAIAGRENTQVGVVYLDLDNFKKVNDAYGHMFGDQLLQTVSLAILSCLDEDQVLARLGGDEFIVLATNTSQIALEAMSSRILTRLRQPFRIGLIEIYTGCSLGIAIAPEHGNDRESIIRNADTAMYTAKENGRGKFCVFSPEMNQRVFEYLWLDTNLRKALDKDQLVIHYQPKITWRGEVRSLEALVRWHSPERGLIPPMDFISYAEESGLIVPLGRWVMLDVVRQMAKWRDKGIILRVAVNVSARQLADQTLISDLKQALKELHYDYCPIDVELTESCLIENEELALSVIQQFSALGAQVHLDDFGTGYSSLSQLARFPLDAIKLDQSFVREIHKQPISQSLVRAIVAVAQALNLQVIAEGVESAKEDAFLTKNGVNERQGYLFAKPMPAAAFERWFKRYQARKVR; this is translated from the coding sequence ATGAAAGAGTTGCAGGAACAGAACTTGCTGTTTCGTCACCTGGGTTCATACAGTCCATACTGGCGGCTGACGGCTGACAGTAACGTCCTGCACTTTGCCCCTGATGAAGAGGCTGATATCAGCCAGGTTATCACGCTGAGCGACGAACAAGCGGCGCAGATCCGAGAGATGACGGTGATTACGTCCAGCCTCACCCTGCACATTTCCCTGTTCGGCGAGCAAGTTTCCGTGCACCTGGTCGGCAGAAAAATCTCGCGCAATGCCTGGGCTGGCAGCGCATCGGCCTGGCATGACACTACATCGGTAGCGCGTGACCTGGTGCAAGGGCTGTCTTTTGCCGAGCAGGTTGTCTCGGAAGCCAATTCGGTGATCGTTATTCTCGATAAGCTCGGCAATATTCAGCGTTTTAATCGTCTGAGTGAAGAATATACCGGCATGAAAGAGCATGAAGTTATCGGGCAAAACGTCTTCAAATTATTTATGAGCCGCAGCGAAGCGGCCGCCTCGAAACGCAATATCACCCAATTCTTTCGCGACGGTTCACCCTATGAAGTGGAGCGCTGGATTAAAACGCGCAAAGGCCAGCGGTTGTTTATCTTCCGCAATAAATTCGTGCACAGCGGCAGCGGGAAAAACGAAATTTATCTTATCTGCTCCGGGACCGATATTACCGAGGAGCGGCGCGCGCAAGAGCGCTTGCGGGTATTAGCCAATACCGACACGGTGACCGGTTTACCCAATAGAAATGCCATTCATGAATTAATCAGCGATGCGATTGCCGGGCGCGAAAATACGCAGGTCGGCGTGGTCTATTTGGATCTCGATAACTTTAAAAAAGTGAATGATGCCTACGGGCATATGTTTGGCGACCAGCTTTTGCAGACGGTGTCGCTGGCGATATTAAGCTGTCTGGACGAAGACCAGGTGCTGGCACGACTTGGCGGCGATGAATTTATTGTGTTAGCAACGAACACGTCGCAGATTGCGCTGGAAGCGATGTCGTCACGCATTCTGACCCGCTTGCGCCAGCCCTTTCGCATTGGCCTAATCGAAATCTATACCGGTTGTTCGCTGGGCATCGCCATCGCGCCAGAGCACGGCAACGATCGCGAAAGTATTATTCGCAACGCCGATACCGCGATGTACACCGCCAAAGAGAACGGGCGCGGCAAGTTCTGCGTTTTTTCGCCCGAGATGAACCAGCGCGTGTTCGAATATTTGTGGCTCGATACCAACCTGCGTAAAGCGCTGGATAAAGACCAATTGGTGATTCATTATCAGCCCAAAATCACCTGGCGCGGCGAAGTCCGCAGCCTGGAAGCGTTGGTGCGCTGGCACTCTCCCGAACGCGGGTTGATCCCGCCGATGGATTTTATCTCTTACGCCGAAGAGTCCGGGTTGATTGTGCCGCTGGGCCGTTGGGTGATGCTTGACGTGGTACGCCAGATGGCGAAATGGCGGGACAAAGGCATTATACTGCGCGTGGCCGTCAATGTTTCCGCGCGCCAGTTGGCCGATCAAACACTGATTAGCGATTTGAAACAGGCGCTGAAAGAGCTGCATTACGACTATTGCCCCATTGATGTCGAGCTGACCGAAAGCTGCCTGATTGAAAATGAAGAGCTAGCTTTATCGGTCATCCAGCAGTTCAGCGCGCTGGGCGCACAAGTGCATCTCGACGATTTCGGCACAGGTTACTCTTCACTCTCTCAACTGGCGCGTTTCCCGCTTGACGCCATCAAACTCGACCAATCTTTTGTGCGCGAAATTCATAAGCAGCCGATTTCACAATCCCTGGTGCGCGCCATTGTCGCTGTCGCACAAGCGCTGAATTTGCAAGTTATCGCCGAAGGCGTAGAAAGCGCAAAAGAAGACGCCTTTCTGACCAAGAATGGCGTCAATGAGCGGCAGGGGTATTTGTTCGCCAAACCGATGCCCGCTGCCGCATTTGAGCGTTGGTTTAAACGCTATCAGGCACGCAAGGTGCGTTAA
- the pgpB gene encoding phosphatidylglycerophosphatase B, with protein MLSIAKRTTAGAAILLVMPLAVWISGWSWEPGQTRWWLRFLFWMTETVTQPWGIITHIVLCAWFLWCLRFRLKAALMLFLILACAIMAGQGLKNLVKERVQEPRPYVLWLEKSHNIQASEFYTLKRKDRGSLVKEQLTSQHDIPGFLRKHWQKETGFAFPSGHTMFAASWALLGVGLLWPRRRTWTIVILLAWATSVMGSRLLLGMHWPRDLVVATLISWLLVTLATWLAQRICGPLTPPAEEVPEIIERDSDT; from the coding sequence ATGTTGTCAATTGCAAAACGAACCACAGCGGGAGCGGCAATTTTGTTAGTCATGCCGTTAGCAGTCTGGATTTCCGGTTGGAGTTGGGAACCCGGACAAACGCGCTGGTGGTTACGATTTTTGTTCTGGATGACGGAAACAGTGACCCAACCGTGGGGAATAATTACGCATATTGTGCTGTGCGCATGGTTCTTATGGTGTCTGCGTTTTCGTCTGAAAGCGGCGCTAATGCTCTTTCTTATCCTCGCCTGCGCGATTATGGCCGGGCAGGGGTTGAAAAATCTCGTTAAAGAACGTGTGCAGGAACCGCGCCCGTACGTGTTGTGGCTGGAAAAGTCACACAATATTCAGGCCAGCGAGTTCTACACTTTAAAACGTAAGGATCGGGGATCGCTGGTCAAAGAGCAGCTCACCAGCCAGCATGATATTCCTGGTTTTTTGCGCAAACATTGGCAAAAAGAGACCGGATTTGCATTTCCTTCCGGGCATACCATGTTCGCCGCCAGTTGGGCGCTGTTAGGTGTTGGGCTGTTATGGCCGCGCCGACGGACCTGGACCATCGTGATTTTGCTGGCCTGGGCGACAAGCGTCATGGGCAGCCGTTTGCTGCTGGGTATGCACTGGCCGCGGGATTTAGTGGTGGCGACTTTAATCTCCTGGCTGCTGGTCACGCTGGCAACCTGGCTGGCGCAGCGGATTTGTGGCCCACTTACGCCGCCTGCTGAAGAGGTGCCGGAAATCATTGAGCGGGATAGCGATACTTGA